A single region of the Salvia miltiorrhiza cultivar Shanhuang (shh) chromosome 8, IMPLAD_Smil_shh, whole genome shotgun sequence genome encodes:
- the LOC130999329 gene encoding putative pentatricopeptide repeat-containing protein At1g12700, mitochondrial, producing the protein MRMRRNHAAMILGRIIFNSSFNSSTLPIASLHSFLTKPRFNFDNASCQMRHFSAYPRFNLDNLTHQIRSFSSYPRFDFGSIREPNDAVALFRDMMRTEPLPSVKLFSRLLSAVVKLKQYSAALHLFDEMLQRDAPVNHYTLSIAIDCYCRLKRPDFGFAILGIFFKRGYEPTVVTFNILVKGLLFVGRIPEAAKLLGKLSAYQLCDPDEYTYNTIIHGLCKAGDILQAIGLLCSLEKGKGNCKPDVYSYNIVIDGLCKNGKVDEALQLFSTLGDRGISPNVVTYSSIIEGLCKLRRMDEAEDIFKKMIANKVCPDVWTYNIFVDAWCREGRLEEAEHILVKMKEIDVQPNIVIYNALINGYCLQGKVNEAERIFQLAVNSGINPDIISYSSLMNGYCKIGRVDEVSRLFTKIGTEGLERNVVCYSIMLEALFREGRCEDGLNLFKEMQSLGLSPDVMTYNIFLDGLCSAHRITEAFSILHTMEGKGIVPNIVTFNILIEGLCNDNKVREAKDLFNKLPSKGLQPDVITCNILIGALCKEGQIKEGKDLMTQMVSDGCLPNSVTYNVFVRGLLKMNKMLDAMPLLEEMDSRGFTLDKIAYSMLIEHVKMEGRDSVLVDKVKKLLPKDFYSS; encoded by the coding sequence CCACTCTCCCCATTGCTTCTCTACACTCGTTTCTTACCAAACCCAGATTCAATTTTGATAATGCCAGCTGCCAAATGAGACACTTCTCCGCCTATCCCAGATTCAATCTTGATAATCTCACCCACCAAATTAGATCCTTCTCCTCCTATCCCAGATTCGATTTTGGATCTATACGTGAGCCCAATGATGCCGTCGCTCTATTTCGGGATATGATGAGAACGGAGCCGCTTCCTTCTGTTAAGCTTTTCTCAAGATTGCTGAGTGCTGTGGTCAAGCTGAAACAATACTCTGCTGCACTTCATCTGTTCGACGAAATGCTTCAAAGGGATGCTCCTGTAAATCACTACACGTTGAGTATTGCAATTGATTGCTATTGCCGACTGAAAAGACCTGATTTTGGGTTTGCGATCTTAGGCATTTTTTTCAAGCGTGGGTACGAGCCTACTGTTGTAACCTTCAACATTCTCGTGAAGGGCCTTCTGTTTGTTGGAAGGATCCCAGAGGCAGCTAAATTGTTGGGGAAGCTGTCGGCCTACCAACTGTGCGACCCCGATGAGTATACGTATAATACTATAATTCATGGGTTATGCAAAGCTGGAGATATTCTACAGGCGATTGGTTTGCTCTGCTCATtggaaaaaggaaaagggaaCTGCAAACCCGATGTCTATTCTTACAACATAGTCATTGATGGTCTATGCAAGAACGGAAAGGTGGACGAAGCTCTCCAACTCTTCTCCACTTTGGGTGATAGGGGGATTTCACCAAATGTCGTGACATATAGTTCAATAATCGAGGGGTTGTGCAAGCTGAGAAGAATGGACGAGGCTGAAGACATTTTCAAGAAGATGATTGCTAATAAGGTCTGCCCAGATGTGTGGACATATAATATCTTTGTGGATGCTTGGTGCAGAGAGGGAAGGTTGGAAGAGGCCGAGCATATATTGGTAAAAATGAAGGAGATTGATGTTCAACCCAACATTGTCATATACAATGCATTGATTAATGGATACTGTTTGCAAGGAAAAGTGAATGAAGCTGAACGCATTTTCCAATTAGCAGTGAATTCCGGAATCAATCCCGATATCATAAGCTACAGTAGCCTGATGAATGGCTATTGCAAAATCGGGCGAGTCGATGAAGTTTCACGTCTTTTTACCAAAATTGGCACTGAAGGGTTAGAGCGCAATGTTGTTTGTTATTCCATAATGCTAGAGGCGCTATTTCGTGAAGGAAGATGCGAGGACGGCTTGAATTTGTTCAAAGAGATGCAATCTCTAGGATTGTCTCCTGATGTGATGACTTACAATATCTTCTTGGATGGTTTGTGCAGTGCTCATCGTATCACTGAAGCATTTTCCATATTGCACACTATGGAAGGTAAAGGCATCGTTCCAAACATAGTAACATTCAATATTCTCATTGAGGGATTGTGCAACGACAACAAAGTCAGAGAAGCAAAAGATCTGTTCAACAAGCTTCCATCCAAAGGTTTGCAGCCTGATGTCATAACATGTAATATTCTCATTGGTGCACTTTGCAAAGAAGGACAGATTAAGGAGGGTAAGGATTTGATGACGCAAATGGTAAGCGACGGTTGCTTGCCTAATAGTGTAACATACAATGTTTTTGTTCGAGGTCTTCTCAAAATGAACAAGATGCTTGATGCAATGCCACTTTTGGAAGAGATGGATTCAAGGGGATTTACACTTGACAAAATTGCATATTCGATGTTGATTGAACATGTTAAAATGGAAGGTAGAGATAGTGTTTTGGTTGATAAGGTTAAGAAACTTTTACCGAAGGACTTCTATTCTAGTTAG